The DNA window GCCGGCCGCGCGTTCGGCTGAGGAGAAGGCTGGGGGAGCGCTACCGGGTGAGGAGTGCTGCGTGCGCCGGGTGTACCGGCAACGTAGTCGGGGGAGCGTCACGGGCATGGACACGCATGACGGCCCAGGTGATGGTCGAGACTTCGACGTCCTGGCACCTACCTGGAGACCGTGCAGGCTCGAATCCCGTCCGTAACCGACCCTCTGGTGAATCGTTTATCCATATCGTCGGGTCAGTGTACGACCGCTCCCCCCTTGCGGTGGCCGCGACTCCTGGCCCCGGGACGCCCCCGTCCCGGGGCCCTGTCATGCCCCTACTACGCGCAGCCGCTCCGGCGGCAGGCCATACCGTCACCTCCGGAACCTCGGCGTGAACAGCGAGATCAGGCTGTCCGCCCTCGATCAGTGGCATGGGATCGACCAAGGCCGAAGCAAGGTCAGCCCGTCCCGGATGGGTGAATTCGAGCACCTGGCCGCTCCCTGATTCAGGCAGGGCCGTTGGGCTGGGCGGATAGCTGGATGATCGCCATCCCGTCGTCCCCTGCCTATTCCTGTGCCCGTGCTTGAGGAGACGTTTCCCTTGGCTGTCGCTGATCTTCCTGGTCCCCATTCGTTGCTGCGCCGCACCCTGGGGGAGTGGCGGATCGGGCTGGTGGCGTGGCGGCTGCTGGTTCTGCAGACCGCGGATCCGGCGGTTGCCGCGGGCATGGCCACCTTCTCCACCTACCGCGCGCACCCGTGGCGGCGTGTCGAGCACACGATGGACAGCGGGAAGCGGCTGTTCTTCTCCGACCGTGAAGGGCTGCACCGGGAGATCGCCCGTCTGGAACGTACGCACCGCCGTCTGGCCGGGACCGACGAGCAGGGCAGGCCGTTCACGGCGTTGGACCCGGCGGTGCGGGTGTGGGTGTTGGTCACCCTGTACGAGTGCATGACAGCGATGCGGGAACTGTCCGGACGCCCGCTGGCGCCGTCCGAACTGGATCAGATGTACGGAGAATTCCGTGCGGTATGTTCCGAGTTCGGCCTGTCCGACGACTTGTTCCCGGCCACGGCCGCGGACGTGCCCGCGTACATGGACCGCACGATCCGCGAGCGCCTCGAGTACAGCGAACCCGTGCGCTACCTGCTCTTCGACATGCTCCGGGAAGCCCCCGCACCCCGCCGCCTCCGCCTCCTGAAGCCGGCCTGGCCGCTGGTGCGCACGGTGGCCGCTCACGTGATCGGTGCGCTGACCGTCGCGGACCTGCCGGAAGCCTTCCGCGAGCGCTTCGGTCTGCCTCGCACCCGCCGCGCGGCCCTGCTCTCCTTCATCCTGCACCGCGGTATGCGCGTGCTGATCAACGCCCTGCCCGAGCACCGCCGCTACCGCACCCCGCTGACCGGCATCCCCTCGACTGCGCAGCCTCCCACCGCTTCCACCGACCATCCTTCTGTCCCGGAGGCGAGCCCCGTCCGGCTTCCCGCACCGCGCCGCCGCAAGGGTGCCGATTCCCGCCCGGCCCGTGTGCGGACCTTCTTCCACCAGGTCCTGGACCAGACCGGCGACGGCCGCATCAGCTCGGCCGATCTGCAGGCCATGGCGCACAACGTGTGCTGGCCGCTCGAACTCGCCCCGGAACGTGAAGCTCCCGTCTACGCCGCCTTCGAGACCTGGTGGCAGCAGTTGCGAACCGGCATGGATGTTGATGAGGACGGCAAGGTGACCTGCGAGGAGTTCGTCACCGCCATGCTCACCGGAATCGACTCCGGGCCGGCCTACCTCGAGCAGGGACTGCACGTCGCGGTTCGCGCGGTCTTCCACGCTGTGGACACCGACGGCAGCGGACACCTGTGCGCCGATGAGTACCGCACGATCTTCGGCGGCTCCCGGGTTCACCCAGCCGAACTCAACCACGGCTTCCGCCAGCTCGACAACGATGGAGACGGCCGCATCACCGAAGAAGAATTCGTCCAGGCCTTCACCGACTACTTCACCGCCCGCTCCGACAGCACGGCCGGCAGCCAACTCCTCGGACGCCCATAGCAGGGCGGTGGCTGGGCTGGGTCTGGTGGCGCAGCGGAGCGGCGGCGGGGCTGGTGACGCCGTGGGCCGCGCACCACAACTTTGCGCCGCTCGGGCTGATGAAGGCGGTTCAGCCGGTCACTTGCTGGCTCACGCTTCCCCGTCCCTCGGTGCCCACCCGAGGCTCGGGACGGCCCTGTGCGGGAACGGCTTTGAGCAGGCGTCGTCGGGCCCAGAACAGCAGCGCCAGCACACCCAGCACAAGAACGGCGTTGGCTGCGTATTTGGTGGTGTACGAGACCTCCCCGAGTGGCTCGACCATGAAGGACAATCCCGCGTTGGCCGCCAGTGCGGCGCCTCCGACCGCCAGCGCGTGCCCGCGCCCCCACGGCGCCTGCCCGGACCACCGCACCACCAGCCCGCCGAGCAGAACCAGTGTCAGCAGATCCAGAGCAGTCCCCGGCCGGCTCGCGGGCAGCAAGTGGTGCACCGTCATCAGCACCATGGCGATGCTCCCGGCCAGCCACGGCGCCGGCACCCACCCGGAACGCCGCACCGCGCGGCGATGCGGCACCAGGAGTGCCGCCGCCGCCAAGGCGACAGCCGCTGCCGCAGCGGCGCCGAGCTGGGTGGGCGAGGCCATGAAGTCCCTGGTGTGCTCGCGGAAGATCACCAGCACCGCCAGCCCGTAGAGCACAACCATCACTCCCATCCCGACCCTGCCCAGCCACGGCCGATCGGCCACCCGCGGCGCGCAGGAGTCGATCACCGCGATCGGCGCGGCGAAGCTCCAGATCACATGGCCCGCACCGAAGTCCAGTACGTGGTTGACGCTGATACCCAGAGCGGGAATCACAGTGGGGAGCCGCTCCGAATCCCAGGACGGCTCGTCGACGAAGTCGGGGTTGAACAGGCTTTGGTCGACCAGCCCGGCCTGGATCACGCCGAACGCGGCGCTCAGCAAGAGGATCGACGGCCATCCGCGCCCGGTCCGGCGTATCACCTCACGGATCATCACGGCAGCCGTGCCGTAGAGCGGGGCCAGGACCAGCAGCCCGATGAGCAGGTCCACCGGCCGGCCCATGACCTCCAGGTAGCCGATGAGGTACTCGGCGCAGATGGGGGAGAGCAGCAGCAGCCCGACGATCGGCCCGAGCCTGCGCCACAGCGGCGGCATCGGGGGTGCGGGTGGTGCGGGCTGAGTCCACGGGCGTTCCTTTGTCGCGGGGGCAGGGGTTGACTCGCCAATAATAGATCGAGCGCTCGGTTTATTATTGGCACATGGGCCGCTAAGGTGGAACCCCCACGAAGATTCAGTCAGGAAGGGCGCGATGAGAACGGTCGACCCGGCCAAACACCAGGCACGCCGGCGGCACATCCTGAACGCCGCGACCGGCCTGTTCGCGGCCAAGGGCTACGAGCGCACCACAACCGCCGAGATCTGCAAGACCGCCGGGATCAGCGCGGGCAACCTGTTCCACTACTTCCCCAACAAACGCGCGATCTTCCTCGCGGTGTTCGACGAGGAGGGCCATGACAAGGCCGAACGGCTGGCCCAGGCCCGGGACGCCGACGACCCGTTGCAGGCTCTGATGGATCTCGTGGACTACCTCGCCGCCCCTGCGGTCGAGCCGGTGGTGCCTGCACTGGTGATGGAGGCGATGGTCCAGGCCTACCGCGACCCCGAGCTCGAAGCGCTGCTGAGCCGCGGCAACGCCGACGAGCACGCGGCGATCGCCGCGCTGCTGACACGAGCCGCCGCCGGCGGCCGGATCGACCCCGGGCTGAACCCGGACAGTACTGCGACGTGGATCACGGCCCTGATCGCCTCGGTCTTCACCAGCGCGGCCACCAGCCCCGGCTTCGATCCGGCAGACCAGCTCCCCACCCTCCGCCTCATCCTGACCCGCTTCCTTCAGGCGAAGCCGCACAACTCCTAGCGACGGCCCCGGCAGCCGTGCTCCTCCCGGAGGGCGAAGCGGTCTGAGCGATCCGGGAGCGGGGGGCCGGTGCCGAGGACGGCCAGGGCGACCACCCGGGAACCGGCCCACGCCCCCGACCTCGCTCGTCACCGTGACGGCGTCCTCGGCCCGGGCGGCCACCGTAGCCGTCCACCGCTGCGTTCGGTCCGCTTAGGCCGTCCTCTTGCGCAGGCGCGCCCGGGCCGCAGTGCAGGATGCCCCCGAGTTCATGGCCCCGCCGTCTGGGAGGTGAATGCCCGACCCGGCCGACGCCACCTCACCGCCGCGAAGCCGGCCAAGGCCGGCTGAACCCTAGCCAGGTTTGATGGTGGCGAGCTGCGCGAGTAGCAGGACCAGCCGGTAGGCGTCGGCGAAGTCGGCCGCGGTGAAGGTGACTGTCCGGCCGTTTTCACCGCGTGAGACCCCTTGCGGTGACGGCGGTAGGGAGCAGATGTCGTAGTTCGGCGCAGGCGCTGTCATCGCCGCCGAGCAGCACGACTGGTACGTCCAGCGCCCAGCCAGCCATGGCGGCATTGAGGCCGATTCATGGTGTGTGCCAGTACGGCCGGTCCGCCGCCGGCGCGGACGTGCTAACCGACGAGCAGGACCGCGTCGGTGTTTTCGTCGAGTTCGTCGAGCATGCCAAGGGGACGCGGCGTGCCACGGGCCAGGTGCGCCCGGCGGTCGAGTTCTTCGGGCGGCAGGTTGCGGAAAGAGCCGTGCGCGTCGGAGACCCGTACCTCGGCCGTGGGTTCGGCATCCAGGACACCGGCGATCACGGCGTTCGCCTCAGCAGTGTGTACCAGGCTGACATGAACTGATCTTGTCGGCCAGGGCCTGCCCGCGGTTCGGAATGCGGGTGGACGCGGCTGGGCCCCGACCCTGGGGGAGTGGGTCGGGGCCCAGCCGGACTCAGAGGCGTTGGCCGCCTGGTTAGGGGCGGAAGACGTCCTTGACGTCTTCCTTGGCGTGACGCGTCTTGCCCTTGGCCTGGTCGGCCTGGCCCTTGGCGGTCATGCGCTCGTTGCCCGTGGCCCGGCCGACGGTCTCCTCGACCTTGCCCTTGGCCTGCTCGGCGTGTGCCTTGCTCTTCTCCGTGCCCGACATGGGGACCTCCTCGTGTAGTACCGGATTGGTCGTGACCGCTCTTCTGCTCGCGATCGCCGCCCGCAAACCCCCCGCCCTGCGGTCGGGCCTCTGGGCCGCCGTGCGGCCTGGTTGGGGCGGGTGGTCACAGAGCGGCGGCGTAGGTGTCTGCCATGGGGGTGTGGGGGACGTGTGGTCGGTCGGTGATCGTGCGGGAACGGAGGTGGCCCACACGTCGAGGGGAGTCGGGCCGCGACAGGCGCCCAGGGGATGGATCGTGCGAGCCCGGGCAGCCGACAGGAAGTCCGTAGCCTCGGGGCATCCCCGAGGTGCAACCCCTGCCGAGAGGATGTCCGATGGCCCACGAGACCGAGGTGAGCAACGGCGAGCAGCGGAGGCCGCGCTTCCCACGGGTGGTGGAGCCGCTCCTGGATCCCGAGCTCGGTCTGCTGATCCGCCTGGTGAACGGGGACGGGGAGAACCGCTCCCACTTCGGAGTGTCACTGAACATCCCCGGCGGGGTGATCTACGGGCAGGTGATCAGCCGTGACGCGTACGCCCAGGAATGGGAAGCGGCACTGCGCGATCTCCCCGGAGCCGGAGCCGAATCTCTCGCCCGGCTGCCCAAACTGATCAACCAGGTGATGGAAGAGCAGCACGAAGAGAATGAGACCGACCCGCTGCCGCGCTGGGTACACCTCAGGGACGCCACCTTCCTGACAGGAGCGGCCAACCAGACCATGCACTACGGACTGTGGCGCGGCCGCCTCGCCGACATCGTCGGCTGGTCCCTGTCCATCCCCTCCTGAGGCATTCGGCCATTCGGCCATTCGGCCAGTCGTCCAGTCGGTCAGTCGCTCAGGGCCCGGAACCGGGATCCGGATGCACGGGCCTGGTGATGCCGGCCCGGGCGGCCTCCAGTTGGGCCGCGAAGGCCACGCCCAAGAAGAGTGCGACGCCGGCGAGGTTGGCCCAGAGGAACAGGGCCATCAGGGCCGTCAGCGGTCCGTACAAGGAACCGAAGGACCCGCTGTGCCCCACATAGAGGGCCAGCAGCCAGGTAGCCGTGATCCACAGGGCGAGCTGCACGACGGACCCGAAGGCGAGCCAGGTGTAGCCCGGTTGGTCGCGCCGGGGCGCCCAGCGCAGGACCACCGCCGATGCCATGCAGGCGAGTGCCACGCCTACCGGGACCTTCGCCCAATCCCACCAGCTCAGCCACGCCCCGGGCCGGCCGAACACCTCCGTTACCGCCTTGCTCACCGCCCCGCCGGCCACCGTCACGAGGAAGCCGAGCACCAGCGGCCCGCCCGCACCGACCGCCAGGAGCAGGCTGCGGCCGTACTTCGCCAGGAACGGCCGGTCGCGTTCGATCCCGTAGATGCGGTTGCACCCGCGCTCGACCTGGCCCATGGCCGAGGCGAGGTTCAGTACGGCGAAACCGAGGCCCAGCCACATGGCCACGGTGCCCGCCGTGTCGGCACCGGCATGCGTGCGGGTGGCCAGCAAGCCCTCGCGCACGAGCTCGGCGCTGGCCGCCGGAACGATCTCGCCCAAGGTCAGTTCGATCAGCCGTCCGACGCTTTCGGTGTGGACGGCCGCAGAGACCCCGACCAGGGCGATGGCGAGCGGCACCATCCCGATGACCAACTGGAAGGCGAGGGCCCGCGCGAAGCTGAACCCGTCGGCGTACCGGAAGCGCAGGAACGCGTCGGAAGCCAGCCGCCGGCCCCCGTAGCGGCGCAGCGCGGTCCACGCCTCGTCTCCCGACAACTCGTCACCGATCATGTCCCTCGTCTGCGGTACGTGCACCACTGTTCCCATGCAGGAGGTGTGCTCCGCCGGCCCGTTTCCATGCGTCCGCCCGGCTGCAACGCAGGCTGTCCCCGGGAGGCGGACAGCGCGATGGTCACGCCCACTCCTACCGGCTGACGTCCTCGAGCGTCGGCGACATAGGAGCTGGGAATACCGCGCCGCCGGTTTCGGGCGGCGCGGCAGACGTGGGGGAGGCGGCGGTTCAGCCGGTGGAGTAGCCGCTCAGGTCGGCGATCCGGTCTGGCCAAGACGTGACGCTGAGGACGGCGATGATCCGCCTGGATACGCTGGTCTGTCATGACCAGCTGAAAGGTGCCGCCATGAGCCAGTACTTCGACATCGGCGACGAGACACTGTGGAACCCATCCAATGGAGCGTCCCGCATGTTCCAACGCCAGGTAGCGCTCTTCGAGGCGGAGCTGGAACTCCCTTCAGGCATCGGGCCGATGGAGAACGACGAGTGTCAAATCAGCCCTGACACGTTCGAAACCTTCGTCAACGCTCTCCTGGCGAAGTACCGAAGTACGAGCCACGCCATCTGGCTGGCGCTCTCCGAAGGCTTCATTGCCACAGTGCTCGTTCTTGCGGAACGCGCCGCGATCAAGGTGGACTGGACACGGCACGGAGCCGCCCCGGAAGCCCCACTCGTAGACGTGCAGGTACCCACCACCACTGGGATGTCCGTGCCTGCGGAAGGCGCAGCCTGGGCCGCGGGCCTGCGCGGGAAGGCCCGGGAGCTGGGACAGCGCATGCCCCGCTGACCAGAGCAGCCGAGTCGGAGGAACCGATCGCAATCCCTCCCCGCTGCTCTATGGACGCCCCGCGGCGGTGGCCGCCTTCGGGCGGCAACCCGAGCGGGTGCAGGCACCAGGTGGGTCCGGGGGCCTGCACCCGTGCGTCGGAGTGCGTCACGCCTGAGGCTGAAGGGGTAGTCATCGGGCCACACTTGGGGGAACTCGTGATCATCTCTACCTCGACATCGGCACGCAGCGGAACCCGGTACCGCGGCGGTCGCCGAGCGCAGGCGGCAGTCCTCTGCTGCGGCCTGCTGCTGAGCGCACCGGCCGTCGCCACCGCCGCCACGCCGGCCGCCGCCCATGCCCAAGCGCAGTACGAGGAGCGTGGCCGGGGCACGCTGGTCTCCTCCGAGAAGCTGTACACCCTCGCGACTCCGCAGGCCGTAGCCGCCGAACTGGGCGCGGCCGGGTTCCAGGACGACACCGTCCGGCACGGCGTGGTCGCGTACCGGCTGGTCTACCGGACCGTTGATGCGCACGGACGACCCATCACGGCGAGCGGGCTGTTCGTGCTGCCGCTCAACAGCCCGGGACGGCTACAGGCGGTCTCCTTCGCGCACGGCACCGGCAGTCACAAGGATGATTCCCCGTCCATGCAGCGTGCCAAGTTCGTGTCCGCGCCGGTGATCGCGCATGCGGCGGCCGGTGCCGCAGCGGTCGCGCCCGACTATCTGGGCATGGGTAAGGGACCCGGTTTGCACCCCTGGATGGACATCGACTCCGAGACCACGGCGTCCCTGGACATGCTGAGAGCGGCCCGTGCCTTCGCGCCCCGCACCGGACATGCGCTGAAGCGCGAGGTCATGGTCACCGGCTTCTCGCAAGGCGCCTCGGCGGCGCTGGGACTCGGCCGGGCCCTGGAGGCGGGTGCGGACCGCTGGTTCAGGTTGGGCGCGCTGGCACCGGTCAGCGGCGCGTACGACTTCGGCGGCATCGAATTGTCCGCGCTGCTCGAGGGGAGGCTGGAACCCAAATCCAGTGTGCTGTACGCGGCGTACACCCTGGTCGCGTTCAACCGGCTCCACCACATCTACGACAGTCCTCGCGAGGTCTTCCGGGCCCCTTATGACAGCACCGTCGAGGCGCTCTTCGACGGCGCCCACACGGGGGAGCAGCTGATGCGGGGCACCCCGGGCACTGTGGACGAGTTGCTGACCGAGCACGGCCGCGAGTTGCTCACGCATCCCACGGGGCCGCTGGCGAAGGCGCTGCGCGCAACCGACGCCGTATGCACCGACTGGGCACCCCGTGCCCCGGTTCGGCTCTACATGTCGACCGGGGACGAGCAGGCCGTCACCGAGAACACCGAACACTGCCAGGCGGCTCTGCTCCGCAATGGCGTGGACGCCCCGGTCGTCGATCTGGGCGAGGTCGACTACCACGGATCCCGTCACCTGGGGTCCAATGTGGCAGCCACGTCATCGATCGTGCGCTGGTTCGGTGGGCTGCGCCAGCAGTGACCGCATGACCTCCGAGTACGGGCTCAGCAACTGGGCCGGCGCCCACCCCAACGTCGTCGCCGTCACCGAATCCGGCACAACTGGGTCCGGGCCGCAAGCCCGTGTTGCGCGCCATCGCGACCCTGGACGCGCGCACCGACCGCCAGAGCGACGCCGACTCCTACGCGCACGTGCGGTACGGCGACGAGCCGGTGGGGCGCGGCAACCGGCCCTCGCCCTCGTTGACCGAGGCTCTGTCGGAACTCACCGGGACCAGGGGCGACCTCTACGGCTACCTCGACTCCACGATGACCCGGCCGGCAGCGCTCAGCGACGACCTGTTCGTCGTCCCGTTCTTCGGGAAGACCTACCGTTCGACCAACCTGGGGCAGGAGTGCAGCTTCGCCCTCGTCGATGACCGCGGGGTGTTGCAGGGCCGGCTGGGAGGTATCGATCCCCTTGCCGGGAATGTACGGGTTCCTCGCATGCCCGCCGCGTCTTTCGTCATCAGTTCGTTTGCCCGACAGGTGCTCCCGGATACGAGTCGATGCGGCCGGGCCTTCTGTGCGGCCATTGGCAGTCGCACCCACCGACGGGGTTGGGCAGCAGGCCTCAGGGGAAGTCTCCGTCCCGCGGACCGTCGACTGAAGTGGAGCCCCTGTGACGTAAGCAACCGCTTGTCCGAGAGCAGGGGAAACTTCAGGGGGGAGTGGATGCACGGTGGAACGACGCATGTCGGTTGCGACGCACTGGGGCAGTTACATCGCGGTCGTCGATTCCGGTCGGTTGGTGCGAATCGAGCCGAAGGGTGATGATCCCGCGCCGTCGCCCATCGGCCCCGGAATGGTGACAGCCGCCGACGACAGCGCTCGCGTGTTGCGCCCCGCGGTGCGCAAGGGCTGGCTGAACGGCCTGCCGCGCGCCCACGACACGGCCAGAGGTGCCGACGCCTTCGTGGAGGTGAGCTGGGACGACGCGATCACGCTGGTGAGCGATGAACTGCGGCGAGTGCGTTCACAGCACGGAGACACCGCGGTGTTCGGCGGCTCCTATGGATGGGCGAGCGCGGGCGGGTTCCACAACGCGCAGGGTCAACTCCACCGGTTCCTGGCGCTAGGCGGGGGATACACCGACTCTCGCAACACGTACAGCACCGCGGCTTTGGAGGTCGTCCTCCCCCATGTGATCGGCGGGCACCCGTGGAGCTACCAGTCCCGGATGCCGATGTGGGACGAGATCGCCGAGAACTGTGAGCTCGTGGTGGCGTTTGGAGGGCTGGCCCTCAAGAACAGCCAGATCAACCCTGGTGGGCTGGCGAGGCACCAGACGCAGAACCTGCAACGCCGGTGCCGTGAGGCCGGGGTCCGGTTCGTGAACGTCAGCCCCATCCGCAGCGACGTCGCCGGCTTCCTCGACGCCGAGTGGCTGCCCGTCATCCCCAACACCGACACCGCCGCGATGCTCGGCATCGCACACACGATGCTGGTCAACGGGTGGCACGATGAGGACTTCCTTCGCCGGTGCAGTGTCGGGTTCGACCGCTTCGCCTCCTACTTGGTCGGCGAGCTCGACGGCGTCCCCAAGGACGCTGCCTGGGCAGCGAGGATCACGGGCATCAGTCGCGACGTGATCACCGACCTCGCTCGCCGCCTCACCACGCAACGTTCTCTCATCATGGTCAACTACGCGGTGCAGCGGGCAGACCACGGCGAACAACCGATCTGGATGTCTGTCGTGCTGGCCGCCATGGCGGGCTCGATGGGCCGGCCTGGCCGCGGCTGGGGTGCGGGTTACGCGACGATGGACGCGACCGGCGTTGCCAAAGGCCGCCCCTTCGTCGCGACCATTCCCGAGGTGTCCAACCCCGTTCCGGATTTCATCCCTGTCGCACGGATCGCCGACACCCTGCTGCATCCGGGTAGGACCATCGACTACGACGGCCGGCGCCTCACGTTGCCCGAGCTTCGCCTGATCTACTGGTGCGGAGGGAACCCGTTCCACCACCACCAAGATCTCCATCGGTTGACACGGGCCTGGCAGACCCCTGACACGGTGGTGGTCCACGAGGCCTGGTGGAACACCACGGCCAAGTTCGCGGACATCGTCCTCCCCGTCGCCACCAGCTTGG is part of the Streptomyces subrutilus genome and encodes:
- a CDS encoding oxygenase MpaB family protein; this encodes MAVADLPGPHSLLRRTLGEWRIGLVAWRLLVLQTADPAVAAGMATFSTYRAHPWRRVEHTMDSGKRLFFSDREGLHREIARLERTHRRLAGTDEQGRPFTALDPAVRVWVLVTLYECMTAMRELSGRPLAPSELDQMYGEFRAVCSEFGLSDDLFPATAADVPAYMDRTIRERLEYSEPVRYLLFDMLREAPAPRRLRLLKPAWPLVRTVAAHVIGALTVADLPEAFRERFGLPRTRRAALLSFILHRGMRVLINALPEHRRYRTPLTGIPSTAQPPTASTDHPSVPEASPVRLPAPRRRKGADSRPARVRTFFHQVLDQTGDGRISSADLQAMAHNVCWPLELAPEREAPVYAAFETWWQQLRTGMDVDEDGKVTCEEFVTAMLTGIDSGPAYLEQGLHVAVRAVFHAVDTDGSGHLCADEYRTIFGGSRVHPAELNHGFRQLDNDGDGRITEEEFVQAFTDYFTARSDSTAGSQLLGRP
- a CDS encoding TetR/AcrR family transcriptional regulator, whose protein sequence is MRTVDPAKHQARRRHILNAATGLFAAKGYERTTTAEICKTAGISAGNLFHYFPNKRAIFLAVFDEEGHDKAERLAQARDADDPLQALMDLVDYLAAPAVEPVVPALVMEAMVQAYRDPELEALLSRGNADEHAAIAALLTRAAAGGRIDPGLNPDSTATWITALIASVFTSAATSPGFDPADQLPTLRLILTRFLQAKPHNS
- a CDS encoding CsbD family protein, with the protein product MSGTEKSKAHAEQAKGKVEETVGRATGNERMTAKGQADQAKGKTRHAKEDVKDVFRP
- a CDS encoding YihY/virulence factor BrkB family protein; translated protein: MGTVVHVPQTRDMIGDELSGDEAWTALRRYGGRRLASDAFLRFRYADGFSFARALAFQLVIGMVPLAIALVGVSAAVHTESVGRLIELTLGEIVPAASAELVREGLLATRTHAGADTAGTVAMWLGLGFAVLNLASAMGQVERGCNRIYGIERDRPFLAKYGRSLLLAVGAGGPLVLGFLVTVAGGAVSKAVTEVFGRPGAWLSWWDWAKVPVGVALACMASAVVLRWAPRRDQPGYTWLAFGSVVQLALWITATWLLALYVGHSGSFGSLYGPLTALMALFLWANLAGVALFLGVAFAAQLEAARAGITRPVHPDPGSGP
- a CDS encoding DUF6086 family protein — translated: MIRLDTLVCHDQLKGAAMSQYFDIGDETLWNPSNGASRMFQRQVALFEAELELPSGIGPMENDECQISPDTFETFVNALLAKYRSTSHAIWLALSEGFIATVLVLAERAAIKVDWTRHGAAPEAPLVDVQVPTTTGMSVPAEGAAWAAGLRGKARELGQRMPR
- a CDS encoding lipase → MGELVIISTSTSARSGTRYRGGRRAQAAVLCCGLLLSAPAVATAATPAAAHAQAQYEERGRGTLVSSEKLYTLATPQAVAAELGAAGFQDDTVRHGVVAYRLVYRTVDAHGRPITASGLFVLPLNSPGRLQAVSFAHGTGSHKDDSPSMQRAKFVSAPVIAHAAAGAAAVAPDYLGMGKGPGLHPWMDIDSETTASLDMLRAARAFAPRTGHALKREVMVTGFSQGASAALGLGRALEAGADRWFRLGALAPVSGAYDFGGIELSALLEGRLEPKSSVLYAAYTLVAFNRLHHIYDSPREVFRAPYDSTVEALFDGAHTGEQLMRGTPGTVDELLTEHGRELLTHPTGPLAKALRATDAVCTDWAPRAPVRLYMSTGDEQAVTENTEHCQAALLRNGVDAPVVDLGEVDYHGSRHLGSNVAATSSIVRWFGGLRQQ
- a CDS encoding molybdopterin-dependent oxidoreductase, which translates into the protein MSVATHWGSYIAVVDSGRLVRIEPKGDDPAPSPIGPGMVTAADDSARVLRPAVRKGWLNGLPRAHDTARGADAFVEVSWDDAITLVSDELRRVRSQHGDTAVFGGSYGWASAGGFHNAQGQLHRFLALGGGYTDSRNTYSTAALEVVLPHVIGGHPWSYQSRMPMWDEIAENCELVVAFGGLALKNSQINPGGLARHQTQNLQRRCREAGVRFVNVSPIRSDVAGFLDAEWLPVIPNTDTAAMLGIAHTMLVNGWHDEDFLRRCSVGFDRFASYLVGELDGVPKDAAWAARITGISRDVITDLARRLTTQRSLIMVNYAVQRADHGEQPIWMSVVLAAMAGSMGRPGRGWGAGYATMDATGVAKGRPFVATIPEVSNPVPDFIPVARIADTLLHPGRTIDYDGRRLTLPELRLIYWCGGNPFHHHQDLHRLTRAWQTPDTVVVHEAWWNTTAKFADIVLPVATSLERDDFAAGFSDPHLVAMPKVREPAGESRTDHHIFTALASRLGYEQEFTESRSEIEWVRHLYEQTRTTLGDDAALPSFDDFWRSSTAELPASTGPFSGSFEALRSDPQRFPLPTPSGRIEIFSEEIDSFGYDDCAGHPMWFEPVEWLHGDAADRFPLHLISNQPASRLHSQYDNGGHSLGSKIRGREPVTINPWDAASRGIESGMIVRVYNDRGSCLAGAVLSDDVMPGVIQLSTGAWWDPVQPGLSGTLDRHGNPNVLTADRPCSRLSQGPSALSALVDVEVYGDPLPDVLAFTPPHLER